The Polynucleobacter sp. MWH-CaK5 region CTGAGCTTGGTTCAGAAGATAGAAGCTTGGATGATGAAGTACCCAAGTGAGCCTGCTCTTTCTTTGGCCTTGGCCAAAGTTTGTTTGGCTCAAAAACTATGGGGTAAAGCCAAGTCAAGTTTGCAAGGGGTGATCAAAGATCCAAAGACAAAACCTTTGCTTAAAGCCAACGCGCACATGAATATGGCAAAACTGCATGAGGCTCTAGAAGAGCCTCTTGAGGCTGCGACGCACTATCAGCTCGCTGCCCACATTTTTGCAGCTAGCTAAGGCATTTAGCTGTTTTAGTTAGCTAAGCCAGCGCAATAATCGTTCTGTGGTTTTGTTGTAAGGAGGGTGGGCCAGTTTGCTGCCCATCCAAGCTTTAATGCCGAGCAGGCCACGAACTTGAAGAGTTGGCTTGAGATGACTGAATGTGTCAAAGCCAGCTTGACCGTGATAAGCGCCCATGCCACTAGCTCCAATGCCGCCAAAAGGTATTTGTTCAATACCAGCTTGTATGAGTGTGTCATTGGCAGTCACACTGCCTGAGTGAGTCTTCGAGATCAAGTTTCTTAGTGCTTTTTTATCTTTACCAAACCAATAGATGCTCAATGGATGATCTTTTGAGTTGATGAATTCAATCACGTCTTCTTGGGATGACACGCCGATGATTGGCAAGATGGGGCCAAAAATTTCTTCTTGCATCACCAGGCTGTGAGGTGCAACTTGGGTCAGCATCACTGGGGTGAAAGGACGGTTTTCTGATTCGGGTAGAAGAGGGCTGACTTGGGCGCCTTTGCTTGTTGCATCAGAAACGAGTTGTTGCCAACGAGACAGTTGTTCTTGGTCGATTGGATGGGTCAGCTCAGAAGGATCGGTGAATAGAGTTTCAGCAGCTTTGACTAAAGCATCCTTTAGTTCTGGAATTAACTCATGCTTGATCAAAATGTAATCTGGGGCAACACAGGTTTGTCCGCCATTGATCAATTTGCCATAAATGATTCTTGTGGCGGCATCTGCTAAGTTAGCATCATGATTGATGACCACGGGTGATTTACCACCCAGTTCCAAAGTCAGCGGCGTGAGGTTCTCTGCTGCAGCTCGCATCACTCGCTTGCCAATCGCGGTTGAGCCCGTGAAAAATAAATGATCAAAGGCTAATTCTGAAAAGTCGCGAGCAACATCTTCTCCGCCGGTTGTCACGCAAAGCTCGAGAGGATGAAAGAATTCTCCGATGATGGTGGCAAGGTAGCCGGATGTCCTAGGAGAGCGCTCTGAAAGTTTGAGCCAAACTCTGTTGCCGGCAGCTATGGCTGAAATAGCAGGAATCAATGCCAGTTGAATCGGGTAATTCCAAGGGCTGATGATGCCAACCACTCCTTTGGGTTGGGCTTGTGCCCAAGCTTTGGATGGTTTTAGATGCATCGGCATAGAAATGTCGCGCGTCTTCATCCAAGACTTAAGATGTTTGATCGCGTATTTAGCTGCCTGACGCACCATAGCCAATTCAGTTAAGCGTGTTTCAACGTAGTGGCGATTGCCAAAGTCAGCATGAACCACTTTGCACAAGTTCTCTTCATATTTATCAATCATTGCCACCACACGCTCAATTCGCTCTTTGCGTTCAGCAAAACTGGGTGATGGGTCATGAGCAAAGGCTTGCTGCAAATCTTCAAGTTGTAATTGGAGAGCGTTCATGGAATTTTGGTGTTGATTGAATATGAGAAGTGAATATGAGAAGTATATGGGTAATTGATAGAACTAAGAATCAGGGATTTGACTAATACGGGTTAACTGAATGCCCCTGCTCCAAGCAGGTTAATGCTCAGAGGATTAAGATGACATCATTGAAATAGAGGATGAGCGTCATGAATCAAGAAGCAACATTGGGTGGCGGATGTTTTTGGTGTTTAGAGGCCGTTTATCAGCACGTGAAAGGTGTTCATCGTGTTGAGTCTGGTTACGCTGGTGGTAAGGCTTCTGATGCCAACTACGATGCAGTTTGCAGTGGAAGAACTGATCATGCAGAAGTGGTTCGTTTGGAATTCGATTCTTCTGTGATCAGCTTTAAGCAGTTGCTAGAAATTTTTTATGCCATTCATGATCCAACGACGCTTAATCGCCAGGGGAATGATGTGGGCTCGCAATATCGCTCAGTCATTTTTACTCATGATGAGACTCAAAAGACCACCGCTACGAACTTGGTGAAGCAATTAGAAGAATCTGGAATTTTTGGCAACGAGATTGTGACTGAAATTTCAGATTTGCCAATTTACTATCCGGCTGAAGAGTATCACCAGAATTATTTCAACTTACATCCTGATCAGGGTTATTGCGCTTTTGTGGTCAGCCCCAAGGTGGCCAAGTTCAGAGAACAATTCAAAGATCTTTTGATGTAAATCAATTAAATGTGATTAGGGAGCAAGGCGCTCAATTTTCCAGGCGTTTTGCTCGCGGGTGTAACGAATTCTGTCGTGCAAGCGAGAAGGTCTGCCTTGCCAAAACTCTGCAGCCTCAGGCTTGACCCTAAAGCCTCCCCAGTGAGGTGGGCGTGGTGGATTAAGCGCAAACTTAAGAGCATATTCTGCCGCTTTGGCAATCAATTCACCTCTTCCAGAAATCACTTTGCTTTGTGGTGAGGCCCATGCGCCAATTCTTGAGTCCAATGGTCTTGAGTGAAAGTATTCATCACTTTCTTTTTCAGAAATCTTTTCAACACTGCCCTCAATTCGAATCTGTCTTTCGAGCTCTGGCCAAAAGAATAAAAGGGCTGCGTGAGGATTGGCCAATAAAGCTTGGCCTTTGCGGCTGTCGTAATTGGTGAAAAAAACAAAGCCTTCTTGAGTCACTTCTTTGATTAAAACTATTCTGGCGCTGGGTTTGCCATTTTCATCAACCGATGCTACTGTCATAGCATTCGGTTCAGGTAATTCTGCATGCTGAGCTTGATCAAACCAAATCTTGAATTGATCAACTGGGTTGGCTTGAACATCCTCTTCAGAGAGGCTGCCTTTCATGTAGGATTTTCTGAGATCAGCTAGCTTTGTCATAAGAGAAGTATATATAGTCTTTGTTGGCTTTGCTGGATTGTGTTGGAACTAAAAGGAATGAATTGATGTCAATTGAAGTGCCAAAAGAGGTGACTCCATCAAGAAGCTTGGTCATGAATTTGCGTCAGCAGTTGATGCAGGTGATTCCTTTTTCTGAGATGAAAGCAGAGCACGTTGATTTTTTTATCAAATCAGCCAAAGAACATTACTTCGGCCCAGATGAAATCATTCTTGAACCTGCTAACGGAGAAGTAAAGCAATTATTTTTTATTCGTCAGGGCAGTGTTATTTCAAGACGAGGCATGGCGAATGAGGCTGGTGGTGCGCATGAGATTGAGGCGGGTGAATTATTTCCTGTGAGCGCAGCTGTTGCCGGTCGCGCTGTGACTGCGACCTATGCAGCCTTGGGCGATTGTTTTTGTCTGAGGATTTCTGTTGAGACCATGAAGGAGTTGGCTAACTTATCCAGCCCGTTTGCAGATTATCTAAGTCTGCGAATCTTGAAATTCTTAGAGCAGTCTCGCCAAGTTCTACAAAGAACATACGCCTCACAAATATTCTCTGAACAATCCTTAGAAACACCCCTTGGGCAATTGCCGCGCAAGAAGCCTTTGTTTGTCTCACCAGATACCCCGATCAAAGATGCTTTGACTCAAATGCATGAGCGTCGCGTTGGCTCAATTTTGGTGAGCAATCAACAAGATGGTTTATTGGGTATTTTGACTCGCTACGATATCTTGGGGCGTGTGACTATTCCGCAGATGAGTCTTGAGACGCCGATCAAAGATGTGATGACCACAGGCGTTAAAGCTTTGACCATCACTCATACAGCTCAGGACGCTGCTTTGATGATGTCCAAGTTTGGTATTCGACATGTGCCAGTGGTTGACGGCAAAGAGATTGTGAACATCATCTCTGAGAGAGATTTGTTTGCTACTCAACGTCTGTCTTTGAAAAACATCAGTACCTCTATAAGATCAGCCCCAGATTTATCGGACATGATTGTTTGCGCCAAAGACATCAGAAAGTTTGCGAAAAATTTAATTGGCCAAGGTGTTCAGGCAAGACAGCTCACAACCTTGATTAGTTACTTGAATGACGTTGTTTGCGAAAGATTGGTTGAACTCAATGCCAAAAAACATGGCTTGGATTTGAAAGAGTTCGCCTGGATTGCTTTGGGGTCGGAGGGGCGCTCAGAGCAAACGATTGCCACTGATCAAGATAATGCCCTGGTGTTTTCTGGGCAAGCCAGTGATGCAATCAGAGATAAGTATTTGAAATTCGCTCTTGATGTGAATCAAGCCCTGGATGCTTGTGGCTATCCTTTGTGTAAAGGCAATGTGATGGCAAGTAATCCAAAGATTTGCTTGAGTGAGGCTGAGTGGTTGGAACGATTTTCACACTGGATAGAGCATGGCTCACCTGAAGATCTGTTGAATGCAAGTATCTATTTTGATTTCCGCTTAGTGGCAGGTAATCCTGATTTGCTAGTAGAAATGAAAAATACCGTGATGCAAAAAGCCAAAGCCATTCCGAGATTCATTAAGTTGCTCGCTGATAACTCCTTGAACATGAAAGTGCCTATCAGTTGGCATGGCGGTATTGACACCATCAAGCTCGAAGACAAAGAATGCATTGATTTAAAACTTCATGGCACTGCCATTTTGGTTGATGCAGCCCGCATCTACTCACTAGCTCATGGCATTGGGGACACTAACACCAGAGACCGATTGATTGCCGTGGGTCTTGCTTTGAATATTCCAGAGCGTGAATACTTGGCTTGGGTGTCTGCTTTTGAGTTTTTACAAATGTTGCGTTTATCGGTGCAAATCGATTCGCATGCGATTGGTGGAAATTTCAATGCGCTCGAATTGAGTAGTTTGAATAACATTGACCGCAGAATTCTCAAAGAGTCTCTAAGAGCCACCAGAGATTTACAGCAGCGCATTGAATTAGATTACGGTCGTTAAGATGTTTTGGTTAAAACGCTTATTTGGGCAGGCTCCTGCCATCAATCAGAAACGCTGGGTTGTTTTGGACGTTGAAACCAGCGGTCTGGATCCAAGGCAGGATCATTTGCTGGCCATTGCCGCTGTGTGTATTCATTTGAACGATGATCAAAGCTTAAAAATAGATATTTTCGATAGTTTTGAAGCTGTCTTGAAGCAAGATTCAGCTTCAGATAAAGACAATATCTTGTTGCACGGCATTGGTGCTCAGGCGCAAATGACTGGTGAGGATCCGCAAGAGGTATTGCGAAACTTTGAGCGTTGGGCGGGGGATGCCCCTTTATTGGCTTTCCATGCAGCTTTTGATGAGTCGATGATTCAAAGAGCCTATCAATACCAGCTTGGACATAAGCTTAAAAATGCTTGGATTGACGTTGAGCCGCTGGTTTCAGCTTCCTACCCTGAGGTCAAGGCCAGATCCTTGGATCAGTGGATGGGGCACTTGGGAATTGAGTGTGCAGTGCGTCATCAAGCGGCTGCAGATACCTTTGCCACTGCTGAATTAATGCTTCAAATTTGGCCTAAGCTCAAGCCATTGGCGCCAACGATTGATTTGATTGAAAAATTAGCCCGAGAGTCCCGCTGGCTACCCCGAAATTAGGTTTGTAAGCCCCATAGCAAATACCTGTAAGTTTCGCTTAAGAAATTGATTTATATAAGAAAAATAGGGTAACTACTTATTCTCTCTTTACCCAAAGAAATCCATAGTACGCATGTTGATAGAAATGCCCCAATTAGGGGTGTAAATCCTTGAGGTAAGAATTTGATTCAGTTTTTGAATGTGTTGCAGTTGGTTTTGTATATCGGTGGTTTGGCTTTAGTGGGTCAAGCAATTCTTTATGCGATTGTTGGTAACAAAAGAGAAACCAATATGTTTTATCAATTGTTTGTGGTCTTGAATAAACCTTGGACATCGGTAGCCAAGTTAATTTCTCCAAAAATGGTTGCAGAGCGACACATCCCAGTAGTGGCTTTTTGTGTTGTTTCAGTTTTGTATATCGCAGTGACTTTGGCAAAAATCGAGCACTGCGTAGCGATAGGAATGGTTGGCTGTAAATGATGAAAATTGATCTTAAATGGCAATTACATAAGTGGCGCGGCATCACCTGGATCGTGTTTGGTCGCACTGCTTTAGCGATTGAGACATATGAAGACATGTTGGCTGATTACCCGAACGACACTTATGCGTTGGGTAGCTTGGCTCATCTTTACTCAGAAGCAGGTAATAAACAAGCTTCTATCAATATGTATAAAAAATTAGTGACCAAGCCAGATGCTCCTGCATTTGCTTGGTACAACCTCGGCTTTCAACAGGAAGAGATGAAGCAGGTAGCTGATGCTGAGTTTAGTTTCCGTCGTGCTCTTGAATTAGATGAAAAAATGGACTTAGCCTGGTATGGCTTGGGTCTAACTTTGATTCAACAGCAGCGCTTTGAAGAGGCAATTAAAGCCCTTAAGCGCAATACCCAATTGCAGCCTATGAGCCCTTACGCTTGGTATCAGTTAGCGCGGGTTCATATGGATCGTCAGGAACCTGAAGAGACGGTGAAGATCATTCGCCATCTCAAAGGGTTTGAGCCTAAATTTGCCGCTCAATTAGAGCGGGAGACTGGGCTTGAAGTGAAAGCTTCTTGACAAAACGCGGTTCGGTTGCAAGCCAGAGGTGAAATTCTGGTGGATCGCAAAGGGTTCCGGGGAAACCTGGTTTTAAAGTAACAACGAGGAGAAACTGTTATGCAATTAACGGAATCGCATCGCCAGTATTGGGCAAAAAACCTAAGAGTCACATCTATTTTGTTGGCTATTTGGTTTGTTGTCACTTACGTGGTTAGCTACATGGCTCGTGACCTAAGCTTTTCATTCTTTGGCTGGCCTTTCAGCTTCTGGATGGGCGCACAGGGTTCATTGGTCGTTTACGTTTTAATTATTGTCTACTATGCTCATTACATGAACAATTTAGACAAAGAGCACGGTTGTGCTGAAGAAGTGGAGGAATAAACATGGCTGGAATGACTCCTGATAGCGGTGGCAGCAGCATGTTCGAAGCTTCTTCGAACAAGGCTTTCAAACAACAACTTAACAAGGTTTACGCCTGGTACATTGGTGGTTTCTTAACATTTGTGATCTTGCTTGCAATTGCAGAACAAATGGGATTAACACGTCAATGGATTGGTTACGTATTCTTGGCAGCAACAGTATTCCTCTATGCCGGTATCGGTTTTATGAGTCGTACAAACGATGCTGCTGAGTACTATGTAGCGGGCCGACGCGTTCCTGCTATCTATAACGGTATGGCGACAGGTGCTGACTGGATGTCTGCAGCTTCCTTTATCGGTATGGCTGGTACTCTTTACTTAACAGGTTACAGCGGTCTTGCCTTCATCATGGGTTGGACAGGCGGTTACTGTTTAGTTGCTTTATTCCTTGCACCATATCTACGTAAGTTCGGTCAGTTCACTATTCCTGACTTCTTAGGTGCTCGTTATGACGGCAACATTGCTCGTTTCATCGGTATTTTTGCTGCAATCTTGTGTTCATTCACATACGTGGTTGCTCAGATTTACGGTGTGGGCTTGATCACAACACGTTTGACAGGCGTTTCATTTGAGCTAGGTATTTTCCTTGGCTTGGGTGGTATCTTGGTTTGTTCATTCTTGGGTGGTATGCGCGCTGTTACTTGGACTCAAGTAGCTCAGTACATCATCTTGATCATTGCTTACATGATTCCTGTGGTTTGGTTGTCAGTGAAACAAACTGGTTTCCCAATCCCTCAATTAGTTTACGGCTACCAGCTTGAAAAAGTGACAGCTCGTGAAGCAGAGTTGATCAAGGATCCAAAAGAGCTAGAAGTTATTGCGATTTTCAAAGAGCGTGCAGATGCTTTAGGTGCAAAACTTAAAGATATCCCAACAGCTCTAGCTGCTGATAAAGCTGCTGCAGAGAAGAAAGTAGCTGATCTAAAAGCTGCTAACGCTCCTGCTGCTGACTTGGCTGCTGCTGAAAAAGCATTGGCTGACGTGCCTAAAGACGAAGCTGCTGCAAAAGCTGCATGGACAAAAGCTCAAGCTGCTAATAATGCAAGAGCTAAGCCATTGGCTGGTATGCCACGTCACGCAGCGCAGTTTACTGGTGATCCAAATGGCGATGAAAAAGCAAAAGCTGCTTACGACACATCACGTCGTAACTTCTTGGCTTTGATTTTCTGTTTGATGGTTGGTACAGCTGCTTTGCCACACATTTTGATGCGCTTCTACACAACACCATCTGTGAAGC contains the following coding sequences:
- a CDS encoding aldehyde dehydrogenase family protein; its protein translation is MNALQLQLEDLQQAFAHDPSPSFAERKERIERVVAMIDKYEENLCKVVHADFGNRHYVETRLTELAMVRQAAKYAIKHLKSWMKTRDISMPMHLKPSKAWAQAQPKGVVGIISPWNYPIQLALIPAISAIAAGNRVWLKLSERSPRTSGYLATIIGEFFHPLELCVTTGGEDVARDFSELAFDHLFFTGSTAIGKRVMRAAAENLTPLTLELGGKSPVVINHDANLADAATRIIYGKLINGGQTCVAPDYILIKHELIPELKDALVKAAETLFTDPSELTHPIDQEQLSRWQQLVSDATSKGAQVSPLLPESENRPFTPVMLTQVAPHSLVMQEEIFGPILPIIGVSSQEDVIEFINSKDHPLSIYWFGKDKKALRNLISKTHSGSVTANDTLIQAGIEQIPFGGIGASGMGAYHGQAGFDTFSHLKPTLQVRGLLGIKAWMGSKLAHPPYNKTTERLLRWLS
- the msrA gene encoding peptide-methionine (S)-S-oxide reductase MsrA: MSVMNQEATLGGGCFWCLEAVYQHVKGVHRVESGYAGGKASDANYDAVCSGRTDHAEVVRLEFDSSVISFKQLLEIFYAIHDPTTLNRQGNDVGSQYRSVIFTHDETQKTTATNLVKQLEESGIFGNEIVTEISDLPIYYPAEEYHQNYFNLHPDQGYCAFVVSPKVAKFREQFKDLLM
- the pdxH gene encoding pyridoxamine 5'-phosphate oxidase; the encoded protein is MTKLADLRKSYMKGSLSEEDVQANPVDQFKIWFDQAQHAELPEPNAMTVASVDENGKPSARIVLIKEVTQEGFVFFTNYDSRKGQALLANPHAALLFFWPELERQIRIEGSVEKISEKESDEYFHSRPLDSRIGAWASPQSKVISGRGELIAKAAEYALKFALNPPRPPHWGGFRVKPEAAEFWQGRPSRLHDRIRYTREQNAWKIERLAP
- a CDS encoding DUF294 nucleotidyltransferase-like domain-containing protein — protein: MSIEVPKEVTPSRSLVMNLRQQLMQVIPFSEMKAEHVDFFIKSAKEHYFGPDEIILEPANGEVKQLFFIRQGSVISRRGMANEAGGAHEIEAGELFPVSAAVAGRAVTATYAALGDCFCLRISVETMKELANLSSPFADYLSLRILKFLEQSRQVLQRTYASQIFSEQSLETPLGQLPRKKPLFVSPDTPIKDALTQMHERRVGSILVSNQQDGLLGILTRYDILGRVTIPQMSLETPIKDVMTTGVKALTITHTAQDAALMMSKFGIRHVPVVDGKEIVNIISERDLFATQRLSLKNISTSIRSAPDLSDMIVCAKDIRKFAKNLIGQGVQARQLTTLISYLNDVVCERLVELNAKKHGLDLKEFAWIALGSEGRSEQTIATDQDNALVFSGQASDAIRDKYLKFALDVNQALDACGYPLCKGNVMASNPKICLSEAEWLERFSHWIEHGSPEDLLNASIYFDFRLVAGNPDLLVEMKNTVMQKAKAIPRFIKLLADNSLNMKVPISWHGGIDTIKLEDKECIDLKLHGTAILVDAARIYSLAHGIGDTNTRDRLIAVGLALNIPEREYLAWVSAFEFLQMLRLSVQIDSHAIGGNFNALELSSLNNIDRRILKESLRATRDLQQRIELDYGR
- a CDS encoding PolC-type DNA polymerase III; this translates as MFWLKRLFGQAPAINQKRWVVLDVETSGLDPRQDHLLAIAAVCIHLNDDQSLKIDIFDSFEAVLKQDSASDKDNILLHGIGAQAQMTGEDPQEVLRNFERWAGDAPLLAFHAAFDESMIQRAYQYQLGHKLKNAWIDVEPLVSASYPEVKARSLDQWMGHLGIECAVRHQAAADTFATAELMLQIWPKLKPLAPTIDLIEKLARESRWLPRN
- a CDS encoding tetratricopeptide repeat protein, with the protein product MMKIDLKWQLHKWRGITWIVFGRTALAIETYEDMLADYPNDTYALGSLAHLYSEAGNKQASINMYKKLVTKPDAPAFAWYNLGFQQEEMKQVADAEFSFRRALELDEKMDLAWYGLGLTLIQQQRFEEAIKALKRNTQLQPMSPYAWYQLARVHMDRQEPEETVKIIRHLKGFEPKFAAQLERETGLEVKAS
- a CDS encoding DUF4212 domain-containing protein, with the protein product MQLTESHRQYWAKNLRVTSILLAIWFVVTYVVSYMARDLSFSFFGWPFSFWMGAQGSLVVYVLIIVYYAHYMNNLDKEHGCAEEVEE
- a CDS encoding sodium:solute symporter family protein — translated: MAGMTPDSGGSSMFEASSNKAFKQQLNKVYAWYIGGFLTFVILLAIAEQMGLTRQWIGYVFLAATVFLYAGIGFMSRTNDAAEYYVAGRRVPAIYNGMATGADWMSAASFIGMAGTLYLTGYSGLAFIMGWTGGYCLVALFLAPYLRKFGQFTIPDFLGARYDGNIARFIGIFAAILCSFTYVVAQIYGVGLITTRLTGVSFELGIFLGLGGILVCSFLGGMRAVTWTQVAQYIILIIAYMIPVVWLSVKQTGFPIPQLVYGYQLEKVTAREAELIKDPKELEVIAIFKERADALGAKLKDIPTALAADKAAAEKKVADLKAANAPAADLAAAEKALADVPKDEAAAKAAWTKAQAANNARAKPLAGMPRHAAQFTGDPNGDEKAKAAYDTSRRNFLALIFCLMVGTAALPHILMRFYTTPSVKQARESVSWSLFFIFLLYFTAPALAVLVKYEVFSVLVGTPFDKLPAWISSWAAVDPTLLSVTDINKDGIFQLGEMRIGGDIIVLATPEIGGLPYVVSGMVAAGGLAAALSTADGLLLTIANALSHDLYYKMINPNAPTARRVLISKALLLVVALAAAYVAAQKPADILFLVGAAFSFAAAAFFPALTLGIFWKRASKWGAIVGMIGGLGTTFYYMITTQPWLRGIFGVTSPVELWYGIAPISAGVFGVPIGFALIILVSLVTPAPNKEVQELIDHVRYPTLK